The following coding sequences are from one Salvia hispanica cultivar TCC Black 2014 chromosome 3, UniMelb_Shisp_WGS_1.0, whole genome shotgun sequence window:
- the LOC125209426 gene encoding ankyrin repeat domain-containing protein 13B-like codes for MSKPSTKPPTFVTAPVEPQDYANSPAHYAVATRDHAALAKIVSTLPKLADANTINTEAESIAEEHLAEKISAVLDRRDNPLKESPLHIAVRLNDVESARIMAAAGANIYLQNSVGWHVLQEALLRRCKEIAPILVYHGHLNNWSKWRRRLPRLVAALRRMRDFYMEISFHFESSIIPFIDRVAPSDTYKIWKRAGNLRADTTLAGFDGLNFKRRNHSFLFINDVDRPDVPQGSLLVVKHDKKQVHVAEYQRMGTPLTEAQIAKDCNPKSVTRPGMDVSKAELVSCKNWRRQDRTEHVGKWKSRVYEMHNVVLTFRECKLPAVEALPSTEPQKAAEAAFKKNLRPMLWLTEKFPLETDELHRLLDILSKKLTAVKRMREVLKTTFPPRTFPVKISIPVVPTVRVVITFTKFVELLSEEDDFHTPPSSPGREEESSATFSSPPSKTDMDPFEIPSGYTWIRHDSNSKKARKVESSASKKKK; via the exons atgtCCAAGCCATCAACCAAGCCCCCCACATTCGTGACCGCCCCCGTGGAGCCACAAGACTACGCCAACAGCCCGGCCCACTACGCCGTGGCCACCCGAGACCACGCGGCCCTCGCCAAAATCGTCTCCACCCTTCCCAAGCTCGCCGATGCCAACACCATCAACACCGAGGCCGAATCCATAGCCGAGGAGCACCTCGCGGAGAAAATCTCGGCCGTCCTCGACCGCCGCGACAACCCCCTCAAGGAGTCGCCCCTCCACATCGCCGTCCGCCTCAACGACGTTGAATCCGCCCGCATCATGGCCGCCGCGGGGGCCAACATCTACCTCCAGAACTCGGTCGGGTGGCATGTCCTCCAGGAGGCCCTCCTCCGCCGCTGCAAGGAGATCGCGCCCATCCTCGTCTACCACGGCCACCTTAACAACTGGTCCAAGTGGCGCCGCCGCCTGCCGCGCCTTGTCGCCGCCCTGCGCCGCATGCGGGACTTCTACATGGAAATCTCCTTTCACTTCGAGAGCTCCATCATACCCTTCATCGACCG GGTGGCGCCCTCAGACACGTACAAGATCTGGAAGCGCGCCGGGAACCTCCGCGCGGACACGACCCTGGCCGGGTTCGACGGCCTGAACTTCAAGCGGCGCAACCACAGTTTCCTCTTCATCAACGACGTGGACCGGCCGGACGTGCCCCAAGGGTCCCTCCTGGTGGTGAAGCACGACAAGAAGCAAGTCCACGTGGCGGAATACCAGAGGATGGGGACGCCGCTGACGGAGGCGCAGATCGCCAAGGACTGCAACCCCAAGAGCGTCACCCGGCCGGGCATGGACGTGTCGAAAGCCGAGCTCGTCAGCTGCAAGAACTGGAGGCGCCAGGACAGGACCGAGCACGTCGGGAAGTGGAAGTCAAGGGTCTACGAGATGCACAACGTCGTGCTCACCTTCCGCGAGTGCAAGCTGCCGGCGGTGGAAGCGCTGCCCTCGACCGAGCCGCAGAAGGCCGCCGAGGCCGCGTTTAAGAAGAATCTGAGACCCATGCTTTGGCTGACGGAGAAGTTCCCGTTGGAGACGGATGAGCTCCACCGCTTGTTGGATATTCTGTCAAAGAAGCTCACCGCCGTTAAACGGATGAGGGAGGTGCTCAAAACCACCTTCCCACCTAGAACTTTTCCGGTCAAG ATATCGATACCTGTGGTTCCAACAGTAAGAGTGGTAATaacatttacaaaatttgtggAGCTACTATCGGAGGAAGATGATTTCCACACTCCACCTTCAAGTCCAGGGCGTGAAGAAGAGAGCAGTGCCACGTTCTCATCGCCACCGTCGAAGACCGACATGGATCCGTTTGAGATTCCGAGTGGGTATACTTGGATCCGTCATGATTCTAATTCTAAAAAGGCTAGGAAAGTTGAGAGCTCTGCgtcaaagaagaaaaaatga